A section of the Paramisgurnus dabryanus chromosome 4, PD_genome_1.1, whole genome shotgun sequence genome encodes:
- the LOC135735949 gene encoding NACHT, LRR and PYD domains-containing protein 3-like, whose product MAFRVSLSEDHENKKDKSNVSLMRNQPMDFQQHCMEENFSNEPNLCEKRSPAPCSCVSMKSDLSMDPQANFSRGDSSADPSQKQAGPESCNAQKMEFILKEVEHKIISVIKNELNSFKRLLSPDYPECSKREEDDDDDRSRSRVKEMILKITVHILRKMNQTDLANTLQSKLMPVYQQKLKSRLKEKFQRINEGISSHGDSTNLNEIYTELYITEGGSGEINNEHEVRQIETLSRRPETQQRPIKCCEIFKALPGQDKPIRTVLTKGVAGIGKTVSVQKFIVDWAEGKENQDVHLIFPLPFRELNLKHLIKKNISLVELLNCFYEETKELVLTDLNIYKVMFIFDGLDECQLNLNFHDNQRLSNVTERASVDVLLTNLIQRSLLPSALLWITSRPAAANQIPSEFVDRVTEVRGFNDPQKEEYFSKRISDQSLGDRIITHIKSSRSLYIMCHIPVFCWISATVLERMLGEAENAEIPKTLTQMFTHFLIFQTKLKTQRYDGKHEIDFCQIRKSIWSLGKLAYEQLEKGNLIFYEEDLRECGIDVREVSVYSGVCTQIFREESGLQLGKVYSFVHLSIQEFLAALFKMLSISKQKARLRNVLRSSMTDLLKKEVDKALQSENGQWDLFLRFLLGLTLESNQILLQGLQRKTVSSSYNSQETVVYIKKKIMENKCPEKSINLFHCLNEMNDRTLVQEVQTYVSKKGVRRLSGVKLSRAHWSALVFVLLNSEEELDEFKLSKYDPSEECLLKLLPVVKASRKAELCECNITEKGCAALALALRSNPSHLRELNLNNNKLGDLGMKLLAAGLEDPQCQLKKLQLFSCGITEEGCAALASALRSNPSHLRELNLSRNKPGDSGVQLLSTLGDPHCKLEKLDLFSCDITEEGCAALASGLRSNPSHLRELDLRFNKPGDSGVKMISDVLKNPHCKLKKLKLWECNFGEEGCAALASALISNPSHLRELNLNNNKPGDSGVKLLSALLENPLCKLEILGLWECNIGEEGCVALASALRSNPSHVKELNLSFNKPGNLGVKLLSDLLRDPCCKLEKLWLCDCSITEEGCAALASALRSNPSHLRELDLRFNKLSDSEEKLLSDLQRDTDCKLEKLDIYSV is encoded by the exons ATGGCCTTTAGAGTGAGTCTGTCTGAAGACCATGAAAATAAAAAGGACAAGAG CAATGTGTCTCTGATGAGAAACCAACCAATGGATTTTCAACAACACTGCATGGAGGAAAACTTCTCCAATGAGCCCAA TCTGTGTGAGAAGAGATCTCCTGCACCCTGCAGTTGTGTGTCTATGAAGAGTGACCTGTCAATGGATCCACAAGCAAATTTCAGTAGGGGAGACTCTTCTGCTGATCCAAG TCAAAAACAGGCTGGACCCGAATCATGTAATGCACAAAAGATGGAATTCATTTTAAAG GAAGTTGAGCACAAAATCATCTCTGTAATAAAGAATGAGTTAAACAGTTTTAAGAGACTGCTGAGTCCAGATTATCCAGAATGCTCTAAGAGAGaggaggatgatgatgatgataggagTCGCAGCAGAGTCAAAGAGATGATTCTGAAAATAACAGTACACATCCTGAGAAAGATGAACCAGACAGACCTCGCTAACACACTACAGTCAA aactGATGCCTGTGTATCAACAAAAACTTAAATCCAGATTAAAGGAAAAATTTCAGAGAATTAATGAAGGAATCTCTAGTCACGGTGACTCAACAAATTTGAATGAGATCTACACAGAGCTTTACATCACGGAGGGAGGGAGTGGAGAGATCAATAATGAACATGAGGTGAGACAGATTGAGACATTGTCCAGGAGACCAGAGACACAACAAAGACCAATCAAATGCTGTGAAATATTTAAAGCCTTACCTGGACAAGACAAACCCATCAGAACTGTGCTGACTAAAGGAGTTGCCGGAATTGGAAAAACAGTCTCTGTGCAGAAGTTCATTGTTGACTGGGCTGAAGGAAAAGAAAATCAAGATGTTCATTTAATATTTCCACTTCCTTTCAGGGAACtaaatttgaaacatttgatcaaGAAAAATATCAGTCTTGTCGAACTTCTAAATTGCTTTTACGAAGAAACAAAAGAACTGGTATTAACAGATTTGAATATTTACAAAgtcatgtttatatttgatgGTCTAGATGAGTGTCAACTAAATCTAAATTTCCATGACAATCAGAGATTGTCAAATGTAACAGAACGTGCCTCAGTGGATGTGCTTCTGACAAACCTCATCCAGAGGAGTCTACTTCCTTCTGCTCTCCTCTGGATAACCTCTCGACCAgcagcagccaatcagatcCCTTCTGAGTTTGTAGACCGAGTCACAGAGGTGCGAGGCTTTAATGATCCTCAGAAGGAGGAATATTTCAGCAAGAGAATAAGTGATCAGAGCCTTGGTGATAGAATCATCACACATATCAAATCATCAAGAAGCCTTTACATCATGTGTCACATACCTGTCTTCTGTTGGATTTCAGCCACTGTTCTAGAGAGAATGTTGGGTGAAGCAGAGAATGCAGAGATCCCCAAGACTCTTACACAAATGTTTACACACTTCCTGATCTTTCAGACCAAGCTGAAGACTCAAAGGTATGATGGGAAACATGAAATAGATTTTTGTCAGATTAGAAAAAGCATTTGGTCACTAGGAAAGTTGGCTTATGAGCAACTTGAGAAAGGGAACCTGATCTTCTATGAGGAGGACCTGAGAGAGTGTGGCATTGATGTCAGAGAAGTGTCAGTGTATTCAGGAGTTTGTACTCAGATCTTCAGAGAGGAGTCTGGACTGCAGCTGGGGAAGGTCTACAGCTTTGTACATCTGAGCATCCAGGAGTTTCTAGCTGCTTTATTCAAGATGCTCTCCATTTCTAAACAAAAAGCAAGACTCAGAAATGTGCTCAGGTCATCTATGACTGATTTACTGAAGAAAGAAGTGGACAAGGCCTTACAGAGTGAAAACGGACAGTGGGACCTTTTCCTACGATTTCTTCTGGGTCTCACACTAGAGTCTAATCAGATTCTCTTACAAGGCCTCCAGAGAAAGACAGTAAGCAGCTCTTATAACAGTCAGGAAACAGTTGTTTACATTAAAAAGAAAATCATGGAAAATAAATGTCCAGAGAAATCAATTAACTTGTTTCACTGTCTGAATGAAATGAATGATCGAACTTTAGTGCAGGAAGTCCAAACATATGTGAGCAAAAAAGGTGTCCGTCGTCTCTCTGGAGTCAAACTTTCTCGTGCTCATTGGTCGGCTCTGGTGTTTGTGTTACTGAACTCAGAAGAAGAGCTGGATGAGTTTAAACTAAGTAAATATGATCCATCAGAAGAATGTCTTCTGAAACTTCTGCCAGTGGTCAAAGCATCTAGAAAAGCTGA ACTGTGTGAGTGTAATATTACAGAGAAGGGTTGTGCTGCTCTGGCTTTAGCTCTAAGATCAAACCCCTCACACCTGAGAGAACTGAATCTGAACAACAATAAACTAGGAGACTTAGGAATGAAGCTGCTTGCTGCTGGACTGGAGGATCCACAATGTCAACTGAAAAAATTACA GCTTTTTAGCTGTGGTATTACAGAGGAAGGTTGTGCTGCTCTggcttcagctctgagatcaaaccccTCACACCTGAGAGAACTGAATTTAAGCCGTAATAAACCAGGAGACTCAGGAGTGCAGCTGCTTTCTACTCTGGGGGATCCACACTGTAAACTGGAGAAACTAGA CCTTTTCAGTTGTGATATTACAGAAGAAGGTTGTGCTGCTCTGGCTTCAGGTCTGAGATCAAACCCCTCACATCTGAGAGAACTGGATCTGCGCTTTAATAAACCAGGAGACTCAGGAGTGAAGATGATCTCTGATGTACTAAAGAATCCACATTGTAAACTAAAGAAACTAAA GTTGTGGGAATGTAATTTTGGAGAAGAAGGCTGTGCTGCTCTGGCTTCAGCTTTGatatcaaacccatcacacctgagagAACTGAATCTGAACAATAATAAACCAGGAGACTCAGGAGTGAAGCTGCTCTCTGCTCTACTGGAGAATCCACTTTGTAAACTAGAGATTTTAGG GCTGTGGGAATGTAATATTGGAGAGGAAGGCTGTGTTGCTCTGGCTTCAGCTCTTAGATCAAACCCTTCACATGTGAAAGAACTGAATCTAAGCTTTAATAAACCAGGAAATTTAGGAGTGAAGCTGCTCTCTGATCTACTGAGGGATCCCTGCTGTAAACTGGAGAAACTATG GCTGTGTGACTGCAGTATTACAGAGGAAGGTTGTGCTGCTCTggcttcagctctgagatcaaaccccTCACACCTGAGAGAATTAGATCTACGCTTTAATAAACTAAGTGACTCGGAAGAGAAACTGCTTTCTGATCTACAGAGGGATACAGACTGTAAACTGGAGAAATTAGA TATTTACAGTGTTTAA
- the med28 gene encoding mediator of RNA polymerase II transcription subunit 28: MRRRTVGVSVEMASSMGGMFPGQQPPGSHQPPGPGGPGQPGLLTGTPGNRGVNNTLVDELEASFEACFASLVSQDYVNGTDQEEIRTGVDQCIQKFLDVARQTECFFLQKRLQLSVQKPEQVEKEDASELKNELQRKELLIQKHLGKIHHWQQVLEDINVQHKKPTELPQGPLAFLEQASANLPAPMKPN; this comes from the exons ATGCGCAGAAGGACCGTTGGTGTTAGTGTAGAAATGGCGTCTTCCATGGGAGGGATGTTCCCTGGTCAGCAACCTCCTGGATCTCATCAACCTCCAGGTCCTGGCGGTCCAGGTCAGCCAGGGCTTCTCACGGGTACTCCTGGAAATAGAGGAGTAAACAACACTTTGGTAGATGAGCTGGAAGCTTCTTTCGAG GCGTGTTTTGCATCTCTGGTGAGTCAAGACTATGTGAATGGAACAGACCAGGAGGAAATTAGAACTG GGGTAGATCAGTGTATACAGAAGTTTCTAGATGTGGCCAGACAAACCGAATGCTTCTTTCTTCAGAAGAGACTACAGCTGTCTGTGCAAAAACCAGAACAGGTGGAAAAAGAG GATGCATCAGAACTTAAAAATGAACTACAGAGAAAAGAGTTGCTGATTCAGAAACATCTTGGCAAGATTCACCACTGGCAGCAGGTGTTGGAGGACATCAACGTCCAACATAAGAAGCCTACAGAACTGCCGCAGGGTCCTCTAGCCTTTCTGGAGCAGGCTTCAGCCAACCTTCCTGCTCCAATGAAACCAAACTGA
- the tmem144a gene encoding transmembrane protein 144a, translated as MNPRVAAFITLFLCALSTGAAQHLDTEWLSGDLYASPQLLQVSNSTNSSGLIYGFISCAVSALFYGSNFVPVKKIDTGDGMFFQWILCAAIWTVSLVVNIILNSPKFWPLAMLGGAIWATGNVTVVPIVKTVGLGLGLLIWASFNLLMGWASSRFGWFGIEAETVSKPVLNYCGAGLCFISAIVFFFVKSDGQRSTTSEETPLLIDHSVNSETVNATDDSWVDALTPRSKRLVGSLLAVVAGLLYGSSFVPVLYIKNHAADPDSQYRGASQFDLDYVFAQYSGIFLTSTVYFLLYCAFKKNKPQVFPKAVLPGFVSGLMWGVATCCWFLANHYLSAVVSFPIITTVPGVIAALWGVVVFREVKGLRNYVVLILAFCLVLSGALLTAFSKV; from the exons ATGAATCCTCGCGTGGCAGCGTTCATCACGCTGTTTTTGTGCGCGCTTTCCACCGGTGCAGCCCAGCATCTGGACACAG AGTGGCTGTCGGGTGATCTATACGCGTCTCCTCAGCTCCTACAAGTCTCTAATAGCACAAACTCGTCAGGATTGATCTATGGATTCATATCCTGCGCCGTCTCCGCGCTTTTCTACGGAAGCAACTTCGTGCCAGTGAAAAAGATAGACACTGGAGATG GTATGTTTTTCCAGTGGATTCTGTGTGCTGCTATATGGACCGTCTCCCTTGTGGTAAACATCATTCTGAACAGCCCAAAATTTTGGCCTCTTGCTATGCTAGGAGGAGCCATTTGGGCCACTG GTAATGTAACTGTAGTTCCTATTGTAAAGACTGTTGGGCTTGGTCTTGGACTTCTTATATGGGCTTCGTTTAATCTGCTTATGGGCTGGGCTAGTTCACG GTTTGGCTGGTTTGGTATCGAAGCTGAAACCGTATCCAAACCAGTACTCAACTACTGTGGAGCGGGTCTTTGTTTTATCAG TGCCATTGTGTTTTTCTTTGTGAAGAGTGATGGTCAAAGATCAACAACATCTGAAGAAACACCATTATTAATAGACCAT TCTGTGAACTCAGAAACAGTGAACGCGACAGATGATTCCTGGGTGGATGCATTAACACCACGCTCCAAACGTCTTGT TGGGTCGCTGCTTGCTGTCGTTGCTGGACTGCTGTATGGTTCATCATTTGTTCCAGTTCTGTACATTAAAAACCATGCAGCTGATCCAGATAGCCAATACAGAGGAGCTAGCCAGTTtg ATCTGGATTATGTCTTTGCACAGTACAGTGGTATCTTTCTTACCAGTACCGTGTATTTCCTGCTGTACTGTGCCTTCAAAAAGAATAAACCACAAGTGTTTCCTAAAGCTGTACTGCCAG GGTTTGTGTCTGGCTTGATGTGGGGCGTGGCCACATGCTGCTGGTTTTTAGCCAATCACTATCTAAGTGCTGTAGTGAGCTTTCCTATTATCACCACG GTTCCTGGAGTGATTGCTGCTCTCTGGGGTGTTGTGGTTTTCAGGGAAGTGAAG ggTTTGCGAAATTACGTTGTCCTTATCTTAgctttttgtcttgttttatctGGAGCTTTATTAACTGCATTTTCAAAGGTTTAA